In Dermacentor variabilis isolate Ectoservices chromosome 11, ASM5094787v1, whole genome shotgun sequence, one genomic interval encodes:
- the LOC142564591 gene encoding uncharacterized protein LOC142564591 gives MASRTLLWTLAVSACCLAASAGPVTKTPDASSSSPPARSSMPGDSTPGHEVRGNLFVPPQYRASPEPNSTDGQPSHGEGSNAAEPRPLPPRSPPPRRHRTRFGLRRPSLAKGLYPPFQVYSANTGHGVPQEEPTRLDHKLASQDKDQYGKSEKGFHGSGMHESKDIISSPQSTGPEPQVNETLEAATNGTADEDTSSVTTMVLSETTIWTLALCATMIIVAVAFFAVVLAVCRCRQQRERRKRYLNTHNNIRVMQNMVKIAKRREKQATVNQGPFSRISIP, from the exons ATGGCGTCCAGGACGCTGCTGTGGACGCTGGCGGTCTCGGCCTGCTGCCTGGCAGCGTCGGCGGGTCCAGTCACGAAGACCCCcgacgcgtcgtcgtcgtcgccgccggcGAGGTCGTCGATGCCGGGCGATTCGACGCCCGGGCACGAGGTGCGCGGCAACCTCTTCGTCCCCCCGCAATACAGGGCAAGCCCCGAGCCCAACAGCACCGACGGGCAGCCCTCACACG GAGAGGGCTCCAATGCTGCGGAGCCACGTCCTCTTCCTCCTCGCTCTCCGCCACCACGTCGACACCGAACAAGGTTTGGGCTACGGCGTCCTTCTCTGGCCAAAGGTCTGTACCCGCCTTTCCAAGTATACTCCGCCAACACTGGCCACGGCGTGCCCCAAGAAGAACCAACTAGGCTTGATCATAAGTTGGCAAGCCAAGACAAGGACCAGTACGGCAAGTCCGAAAAAGGCTTTCACGGTTCGGGGATGCACGAAAGCAAGGACATCATCTCTTCACCACAGTCCACGGGGCCAGAACCGCAAGTAAACGAAACGCTAGAGGCAGCAACAAATGGCACGGCCGACGAGGACACTAGCAGCGTAACCACTATGGTGCTATCGGAGACGACGATATGGACGCTTGCGCTGTGTGCCACCATGATCATTGTTGCCGTCGCCTTCTTTGCAGTGGTTCTTGCCGTCTGCCGCTGCCGACAACAGCGCGAACGTCGCAAGCGATACCTGAACACGCACAACAACATCCGAGTCATGCAGAACATGGTCAAGATCGCAAAGCGCCGGGAGAAACAGGCCACCGTAAACCAGGGGCCCTTCAGCAGGATATCCATACCGTGA